The Exiguobacterium mexicanum genome includes a window with the following:
- a CDS encoding DUF4256 domain-containing protein yields the protein MNTLSNQEKDEILQTLHVRFNAHPERHPDLTWPDVLTRLQEDDQKLVVLAEMERTGGEPDVIRLPNGALAFCDCSPESPSGRRSLCYDASALAARKKNKPDGSAVALAEEMGIELLDEATYRHLQTLGSFDLKTSSWIVTPETIRQKGGALFCDRRYDHIFLYHNGADSYYAARGFRGMLIL from the coding sequence ATGAACACGTTATCAAACCAGGAAAAGGACGAGATATTGCAAACTCTACATGTACGATTTAACGCCCATCCCGAACGACATCCTGATCTCACTTGGCCCGACGTCTTGACTCGCCTTCAAGAGGACGACCAGAAACTCGTCGTGCTTGCCGAGATGGAACGAACCGGCGGCGAACCTGATGTGATTCGACTTCCGAATGGCGCCTTAGCTTTTTGCGACTGCTCTCCAGAAAGTCCGAGTGGTCGACGCAGCCTATGCTATGACGCTTCGGCGTTGGCGGCACGGAAGAAGAACAAACCGGATGGGAGCGCTGTCGCATTGGCTGAGGAGATGGGAATCGAGCTACTCGACGAAGCAACGTATCGTCATCTACAGACGCTCGGTTCGTTCGATTTGAAAACATCGAGCTGGATTGTCACTCCAGAAACGATTCGTCAAAAAGGCGGCGCCTTATTCTGCGACCGCCGCTACGACCATATCTTCCTCTATCATAATGGTGCCGATTCGTATTATGCGGCCCGTGGATTCCGCGGGATGTTGATTCTTTGA
- a CDS encoding MFS transporter, with amino-acid sequence MKSFYLMLVSQWLANIGDVLYIVALIALLYQQTGSALAAASFPIAVTLGMTVSGLFFARILSRFTFGQMLLVTQLLKTVLLGAVIWSESILVLGLVVLIAFLDGFARPVQASFIPRLTTNRQQANSLVQGSNQFIQLAMWPLGTMVVASFSSELALMIALMLFMLSTLVTLRFVRSLDRDVTVEDGESDISLKDSLAFVRTAPFARLITVFVTFESFVSTLWISALLLVYLERHLHIDTGWWGTMNASFLISMILASAYLYRAKRNSSLAVSSILSVLAALLFGMTSHIAFALIALAVQGYATQLRIIQTNTVLQEMTPASQLPYVYSVQQTAYTLAFSIGSLTFGLLADGLPIAIVYLIGAALTVPLVWVGRQIDQMGDVVQSS; translated from the coding sequence ATGAAGTCGTTTTACCTGATGCTGGTCAGTCAATGGCTGGCCAATATTGGTGACGTGCTTTATATCGTCGCCTTAATCGCTTTGTTATATCAACAGACCGGTTCCGCCCTGGCTGCGGCCAGTTTCCCGATTGCCGTCACGCTCGGCATGACCGTGAGCGGTCTGTTCTTTGCCCGCATCTTATCTCGGTTCACCTTCGGTCAGATGTTGCTCGTCACACAACTGTTGAAGACAGTCTTGCTCGGGGCCGTCATTTGGTCGGAGTCGATTCTCGTCCTCGGCCTCGTCGTGCTCATCGCCTTCTTGGATGGGTTCGCCCGTCCGGTCCAGGCGTCGTTCATCCCCAGGCTGACGACGAATCGCCAACAAGCGAACAGTCTCGTCCAAGGGTCGAACCAGTTCATTCAGCTGGCGATGTGGCCTCTCGGCACGATGGTCGTCGCTTCCTTCTCAAGCGAGCTCGCTCTGATGATCGCGTTGATGTTGTTCATGCTCTCGACGCTCGTCACGCTTCGCTTCGTCCGTTCACTCGACCGCGACGTGACGGTAGAAGATGGCGAATCAGACATATCGCTTAAGGACAGCCTCGCCTTCGTGCGCACTGCTCCTTTCGCCAGGTTAATCACGGTGTTCGTCACGTTCGAGTCGTTCGTCAGCACACTCTGGATCTCGGCGCTCTTGCTCGTCTATTTGGAACGCCACCTCCACATCGATACGGGCTGGTGGGGAACGATGAACGCGAGCTTCTTGATTAGCATGATTCTGGCCAGCGCTTACCTGTATCGCGCAAAGCGCAACAGCTCGCTCGCCGTCAGCTCCATCTTGTCTGTCTTAGCGGCCCTATTGTTCGGCATGACATCTCATATCGCGTTCGCGCTCATCGCGCTCGCGGTTCAAGGATACGCCACCCAGCTCCGCATCATCCAGACGAACACGGTGCTCCAAGAAATGACACCTGCCTCGCAACTTCCGTACGTGTATAGCGTCCAACAGACGGCCTACACCCTCGCCTTCAGCATCGGCAGCCTGACGTTCGGACTACTCGCGGACGGATTGCCGATTGCCATCGTCTATTTGATTGGCGCAGCGTTGACCGTTCCGCTCGTCTGGGTCGGTCGACAAATCGACCAGATGGGAGATGTGGTCCAATCTTCATAA
- a CDS encoding GNAT family N-acetyltransferase, whose translation MLRYDINDQLQLRMFTIDDAEALFQLTMASKPYLREWLGWLDYTETVEDSRQNIEGRIKGLMETGGYPKSFAIVYQDELAGTIGFNDIDRGIKCGTVGYWLGQDFQGKGIMSQALETVIDYGFRDLKLDKIEIRVATGNVKSRALPERFGFLEEGVLRNAEWLYDRYVDHVVYGLLRDEWAH comes from the coding sequence ATGTTACGCTATGACATCAATGATCAGCTTCAACTACGAATGTTCACCATTGACGACGCGGAGGCGTTGTTCCAATTGACGATGGCATCGAAGCCATACCTTCGCGAGTGGCTCGGGTGGCTCGATTACACCGAGACGGTCGAAGATTCGCGGCAAAACATCGAAGGACGAATCAAAGGATTGATGGAGACGGGCGGCTATCCGAAATCGTTCGCGATTGTGTATCAGGACGAGCTCGCCGGGACGATCGGCTTCAATGACATCGACCGGGGCATCAAATGCGGGACGGTCGGCTATTGGCTCGGCCAAGACTTTCAAGGCAAGGGCATCATGAGTCAAGCGCTCGAGACGGTCATCGATTATGGGTTCCGTGATTTGAAACTCGATAAAATCGAGATTCGGGTCGCAACTGGGAACGTGAAGAGCCGGGCGCTGCCCGAGCGATTCGGTTTCCTCGAAGAAGGGGTGCTTCGCAATGCGGAGTGGCTCTATGACCGCTACGTCGACCACGTCGTGTACGGGCTGTTGCGAGATGAATGGGCCCATTAA